TCGCAGCTCCGGTCGAACGCCGAGAAGCTCCGGGTCGAGTCCCGCTGCCGGTTCGTTGGCGGAAGAGCCGAGGTGCTCATCGCGGCGGGGGCCGTCGGGGGGCCGTTCGATCTAGTGCTCAGCGACCCGCCGTACGCCGAGCCCCTCGGTGGCCCGATCCTCGATGCGCTGCTCGCCGCGCCCGGAACGCTGGTCTCCCGAGCCCGGGTCGTGGTGGAGCGCGAGTCCCGCTTCCCTGCCGCCTCGGCGTCGGGCGATTCGCTCCCTCTCGTTCGGACCGCGCGATACGGGAGGACTTGCCTGGACTTCTACGTCTACGGGCGAAACTGACGCCCTCCACGAGCACGGGGACCCGACACCCGGCCAGGTTGATTTCCGCCTTTTCGGCCTTATATTTGCCCCCGGCCCGCCGCTAGGTCACCGGCGATGTGCCGCGCTTTTCGGCCTCCCGCAGGGTGGCCGCAGGGTTGAGGGATCCGACCGAGGGCCCGGCTCGACTTCGGATACCCGCTCCCCGAGGATGGCGCGGGCATCCCAGCGGAGGGTAGGGAGTCGCTCATGAGAAAGATGGCTGCGGTTGCGGCGCTGATCCTCGCGGTCCTATTGGCGGGTGCGGTGGCGGTGCCGGCGGAGGACAGGGTGCCCGCGGGGACGTCCACGCATCCCCCCAAGGACCTCAAGAAGGTCGGGGACCACTGGACGCCGTGGAGCCCGCCGCCCGCGGGGCCCGACGCGTACATCATCCAGCGGGGCGACACGCTTTGGGACCTGGCGGGCAAATGGCTCGGCAACCCGCACCTCTGGCCCCAGGTCTGGGACCTCAACCGCTACGTGTTGGACAGTCACTGGATCTATCCTGGCGACCCGCTTGGCGTGCCGGGCAAGCCCACCGTGGTGCCTCCCGGGGGCCCGCCACCTGCTCCACAGGAGGTGGCGAAGCCCGAAGCGCAGCCGGAGCAGCCGGCGGCGCCACCGACCGCCGTGGCACCTCCCGTGGCCCCGGCTCCGCTCCTCCCCGTGGCCGATGCGGCCGACGTCTACTGCTCCGGTTCCATCGACCCGAGCCACGAGGTGCCGGCGTTGAGCGTCGTGGGTCGCGAGACCGAGCGAGAGCACGTCGCGCAGGGGGACGTGGTCTACTTGAGCCACGGCCGCGATGTGGGGATCGGGCCCGGAACCGAGTACGAGGTCCAGCGTCCGATCCGGAGGGTCGTGCACCCCACGACGCGGGCCGGTTTGGGAACGTTCGTGGCGCGGTTGGGCAAGGTCCGCGTCCTCGCGGTTCAGGAGAACACCTCGACGGCGGTCATCGAGGAATCCTGCGCCCCGATCCGCGACCAGGACGAGGTGGTCCCGTGGCGCGAGATCCCGATTCCGACGATCGCGTCGATACCGAAGTTCGACCGCTGGAACGCGACCCCGTCGGGTGGACCCGACGGTTTCGTCGTGGCGACCCGCGACGACCTCTCGGTGGTGGGATCGGGATACGTGATCTTCACCGACCTGGGGAGCGCAAAAGGGCTGCGCCCGGGTGCGGTGCTGAGGGTGTTCCGCGATCGGGACGGACTCCCGCGCACGATGCTCGGCCAGGCGGTGATCCTCGAGGCCGGCCAGGACACCTCGTCGGCCAAGCTCACGCTGGCGGTGAAGGAGATCGGCATCGGAGACCGCGTGGAGCTCGAGCCCTAAAAAGGCACGGGTCGAGCGCTCCGGCGGGATGGGGGGCGGGCGGGGGCCCGCCCCTCGTCGTTCGGGGAGATCAAATTCCGCGCAGCTTGTTCCGGAGCAGCAGGATCTCGAACGCGAGACCGGCTTTCGCGGTCACCCGTCGCATCGCGGGAATGTCCGGGTGGGTCATCGGCCGCTCGTCGTCGTCGAGGTAGAGTAGCGCGGCGGTCCGGTTCTTCACCTGGATCGGCAGGACGAGCGCCATCGCCGGCAGCCTTCCGCCGAGCACGGTGTACAGATCGCGGTTCGCCGGCAGCGGCGGGACCACCCCGAAGTAGAAATCGCGGCACCGTAACGCCGCGTCGAACACCGTGGGTGCCTCCGCCGAGATCGCGACCTGCTTCAAGGTCTCGGTCTCGAATCCACGCCCGCGTCCCGCGAGTCCCC
This sequence is a window from Terriglobia bacterium. Protein-coding genes within it:
- the rsmD gene encoding 16S rRNA (guanine(966)-N(2))-methyltransferase RsmD; translated protein: MGTLRIVAGELRGRRIEVPPGSRVRPTPDRVREALFDILGHDLSGMRVLDACAGTGALGLEALSRGAVSVTFIEVDRHVLSQLRSNAEKLRVESRCRFVGGRAEVLIAAGAVGGPFDLVLSDPPYAEPLGGPILDALLAAPGTLVSRARVVVERESRFPAASASGDSLPLVRTARYGRTCLDFYVYGRN
- a CDS encoding LysM peptidoglycan-binding domain-containing protein, which translates into the protein MRKMAAVAALILAVLLAGAVAVPAEDRVPAGTSTHPPKDLKKVGDHWTPWSPPPAGPDAYIIQRGDTLWDLAGKWLGNPHLWPQVWDLNRYVLDSHWIYPGDPLGVPGKPTVVPPGGPPPAPQEVAKPEAQPEQPAAPPTAVAPPVAPAPLLPVADAADVYCSGSIDPSHEVPALSVVGRETEREHVAQGDVVYLSHGRDVGIGPGTEYEVQRPIRRVVHPTTRAGLGTFVARLGKVRVLAVQENTSTAVIEESCAPIRDQDEVVPWREIPIPTIASIPKFDRWNATPSGGPDGFVVATRDDLSVVGSGYVIFTDLGSAKGLRPGAVLRVFRDRDGLPRTMLGQAVILEAGQDTSSAKLTLAVKEIGIGDRVELEP